Part of the Athalia rosae chromosome 2, iyAthRosa1.1, whole genome shotgun sequence genome, AGTGCACAGGAAGGGACTGTGGAAAGTGGTGAAAAAGCAGTCCAAAGAAAACAGTCAATGGGAAAAACTTTGGGACAAACTCTTCTCTTGTCAAAACGCGCTCCAAAGTTGCATACAGAATCAGGTAAGATTAGGAAAATGCGTGCAAAACGGTACTACCACAGATTGCCAAAtactttccattttattttcaaattttgtaatACATCTCATATGCTCCAGCAGGATTGTTGTCTTGATATTTTTCGCATAATGATAAGAAGACCTGTTCGATTGTTGTTTGATTGACAAAACTGTCAGGTATTTCATTATGTTTTGCTTCGAGCTTTACAGGCATATCAAAGATAGCACTATATTTCGTTGTGCTCACAGTAGTACTTTAATATCCCCTAGAACGGAAGATcattctgtttcatttttaaatttcttcattcttaTCAAGTTACACTGTTGCTGGCAGTTCCTTGTTTACTGCTTCTAAATAGCACCCTCGGTTTCCGTATTGCTCTAAGTTTTTgagttaaaataaatttgggACCTAATTTTGGGGATTATGTATATCATTTTAGCTTACGTCAGCATGGATCCTCCACCCAAAATGAAGTTCTACAACTCTTCAGATCTTCACATTAATCATTATACACGTGGATGGCAAGAAAGTTGCCAACTACCCAGCCCAGAACATACACAGGAAATATGTGGAGCAAAATATCGCCGCTCTGCATACTCAATTTTGGAGCATATCGTGTTGTGACCGATTGTGTGAAGATGCCAATTATGAAGGTAAGGTCACATTCTATGCTATTATGAATAGTTTGGAAATGTGTACTATTAGTCATGTTAACAGCAACAGGTTTTACTAAAAAATGAGAGTTTTATCTCGAAAAGTCTAATTACTTTCTTTCTAATTATGCATGCAAACTcactttgaatattcaataATCTTTCAGTCTCTGACATCAATTCAGTCAGAAACTGGTTATCTCGAGCATATTTGCATGTCAAATCATctggtatttatttttaaattttcaaaactccaGCACGTTCGAGTCGCTAAAATAAATAGCTTTGATAAAAcctgattttttcgaaataagcttttccttttcctcttatATTGACATTTTTTCAGTCGCTAGttagatttcatttttttttctctatcattCATATGTCATGGAAAGTCATGGTTACGTATGATTACCTGTCTATCGATAAGTGTCGAATCTTACAAATCTAATAGGAGTGTTCCTAGCTAATGTATTAACCATCATTGGAGTCCTTTTTTAAATAAGTTTGACATGATATCGTCCAAGCTACAAGTCCACCCATCCCCCCCCGATTCGAATTCCAAGTACCAATAATAAGTTAAATAAGTAAAATTCCATTCACAAGATTGGCAAAGTCACCTTTTCATGCACACTAAATTTGGAACTTCTTTCCCAACGATGTCGGAAGTTTCCAAAATTTCGCAATATTCTCATTAGGCGGTTTTtaatgttaattaattttgtcTTAATTGCACAATATATGTCGTTATGATTTaggtcatatttttttttttcaagaaaattgcCTGTTTATTTACATATTATTGTTGAGCAAGAACAGGATGGCCTTCgagttaattaatcaattgaatCCTCAAGGGCCTCATTGCTCTGCTATGTTTTAATACAATTTTACCAGTAACTGATGAAAGTGTTTGAACCTattgtttccagattttgtAATATTACAAATATATTGACGTTATATGGGCTTCCACGCGTTGCCTATGACATGATTGTTCTATGTTTAAAAATATCCTACACCATATTAACTGCTGCCTGTAGAATCGCGATCCCACATCCCATGAATAACTTATCAGATGATGTCGTTCTAGTGAGTACCATCTATCAACACACAATCAGTCAGCTTTCAATTATCCTTTTCTCTGAATCCAAAGGGTATTCTCATACTTGGTTcgttaaagtaaaaaaattattctcactTATGAGGGAACATTGACAAATCTATTAGATAACCGGCACAGGTAGAGGCCTGGGAAGGGAATTGGCTGTTCAACTATCGTTTCTAGGCTGCACTATTGTTTGTTGGGACAGCAATGAATATGCCAATCGTGCTACGATGAATGCGATATTAGAAAACGGAGGAAAAGTAAATCAAAagaaattggtttttttcacattctatCATCTTTGATCACTCaagataattttcatattatcCAGGTATATGGTTTTGTTGTTGACGTTTCAAATAGACAAGAAGTCTGCAAAACAGCAAGTATGATGAGGAATGCCGGTATACCTGACATTACCATTTTGATAAATAACTCTGCTGTCTCACTTCAACAGAATTTTCTTCACCAGAACTTATACcaaatagaagaaatattCAGAGTCAACGTCATGCCCAACTTTTGGGTAAATAATCACAATGATAccaatataatttattataaatccAGAATAACAAGATTCTTACCTTATTTTATGGTCATGTTCTTACGAACAGGCCATCGAAGCATTCCTACCTATCATGATTCAGAATAACAAAGGCCATATTGTGTCTGTGTCAAGTATCTGTGGGCTGTATGGTCTGCCGAATCGGGTAGCCTATTGTGCGTCAAGATTTGCTCTTACCAGTAAAAATATAGTAACAATTTcctcttcatttatttatactaAAGAATGCTAACAATTGTTGAAGGTCTAATGGATGCTCTCcaagagaaattcaaatctcaatCAAAAGGTTCAAAGATTAATTTTACCACCGTTTATCCATATTTCTTTGATTCAGAATTAATCGAAGGTCCAAAATATAGGTGATTGACTaacaaaagaaaagcaaaaactaGAATTTACCAatcgttttttgaaatttattgacGATTAATATTGACAGATTTCCATTCATATTTGGAGCAGTATCTGAAAAGACTGCAGCACAAAAAATAGTTGAAGCAATCAGAAGAAACTATTCTGAATATTCAATTCCAAGGGCGTTCATGATACTGGATTCTATGAATAGGTTTATTCTCTTGAATTTATATAGAATCAACCGTGTGTTACAGTCATAATCaacaagattttatttttaggaTACTTCCCGATACCATAAGTCGTTTAATACTCGATTTcctgaagaaatgaaaaaatcaaaaacgtcgattattgtattttatttttttttatcgtatgaATAACAAGGGGCAGTCCTAAAGTCTTCTGACCCAGTCTAGTTGTGCTGTGGTGAAGGCTTGAACTTAACAGGAACTCGCAATAATTCCCAAATAACAGTTGACCACGTTTATTCTATGCTAGCTATTTATAGATTACATAATGATTTCTCTACTCTATAAATTGGAATACATTACATTCATACCTATTCCTCTATTTGCAGTTCATAACTCTCGCTATaccattttttatatttgttcAAGCTGATTATTGAGGGTACGTAAAATCTATGGCGGTATAAATAACTTACATTATACAATAAGAAAGTAATTGTATAATAGtagttaaaataaataaataactagataaatcaagatatttcgataaaTTAATAGGTATAGTAAGTATCTCGATATactcatttattattaattctttCAAATACTGAGTCATTTTTTAATCAGATGTATCACTTCTATTTTTACCTTCACTACCGTTCCGATTTATTGTTGACAGCAATGAATTTCCACCTTAACATTTTGCAGCGAGATTTACATTATTCTTCCTGTTCACTACCTCAGCATCCCCGCTCTTATACTTGAACAGTTTCCAATCTCTCATGtctttctttcactttctccctctctttctctctctctctcttacatacacacacactcaCTTCTGCTATCATTGTTTCTCTAAAAAACCAGCACCTTTCTCAATCAAAGACTGTAAGAACTGCATAGTAATTGTTTGTTGTAAAATGAATTGTTTTTGTACTACGTACTGACGTCATTTCtgacttcttttttattcgatgcATTAACTACAGATTCTCATGCATAAGAAATTTTATATCTACCACCTTTGCCATGCCACGCTATAGTACAGAGAATGGAAGGTCATCTTGAGATAGTGAGAATAATTTACGGTTCAAGATATCTGCTAACTCAGATCCAAAAGGATAGATAGAGGAAGGCTCAATGACCTTGCCTTAGGTTGTAACCACATTTTAGGCCTGCCCACCTTAGACTTTTGAAAGACCGTTCTCCCCACTGTAGCTTAGCTGGTCACCACCTCTGTCTTTGGTTTAGTATCGTGGTGCATTCACAGTCTCTTCTTAGTTTGCTTATTCAGAAGAGTGAGCGTTGTTGGTCCTGTGTTAATGTGGTAAGGGGACTTGTTTCATGCACTCAAAAGTCAATTAGACGTAtggattattataattgtcaaCAAACCAATGACTCAAAGGTCAAGTGTACTTCAATTTACACTTTTCCCCCCAATGGTTACTAATTATCTTCACATACTCTTCACACGTTTTACGTGGTCCGTTTTTGatacaaaataattacattatgTGATACATGTTCTAGAACAAAAAGCAACAACATTTGTGTACCATGATATAAACAATTTATGCatattgtgtatatacatatgttttcACCTGTGTGTGGTTCCAGTTTAAAATTTCGTGAATGTAAATGATCATTGGATACATTTGATCAATCTACCAAAATTGTAGTTGAAATAAGTCGTGACAAGGCTCTCAACTGGATACTAGTAatgtgttaattttttttaccatttattcacaaaaaaaatgttttaccaCTTTCAACTCGACCACTCATTCGTCAGTTTCATCTTGGCTCAAACACATTGAAATCAGTAGATATTCTTTTGACAATGGACACGTAATATTATAACTAGCTTATTTCAGTCCAAATAAATATTCTCAaactatgaaattttttttacatctgtGCATCATCACTCCACCCTTGCGTCTGGTATAAATGCTTATGGAATTGGTATTCTTTATGTAACTATGTTCTTTCAAATCAACCATGGCTCAGTCAATGGTATTACATAATTTCTTAAGAATATCCTGGTTGTTGAGCCAAGTTCCTCATACTTAGTTCTGCATCATCATGAttgaatcagagaaaaaaacgtgtaTCAGGAATGTTTTTGAAACGTTACTATTTCATACGTTTGCTAAACAACAAAATAATGTATACTCATTTTATCTGACAACTCGAAAAATGCTGTAGGTGTTGATCTTAAAAAAGTGTTGTACAAAAATTAATGCATTGGTTATTCCTTGTGTACTTGTACCACTGCAATTATTCTTGTGTATTTAGTTTGACTAGACAAACACCTTGGTAAATGTTGATTCACAAAGTTTGGAGTCTGTCACACTTGACATTTGAAGTAGATGATTATATGGATATTGAACGATTTTATGTCTGTTTTAGAACTaggatttttgtttctcaatgAAATGTGATCACTGATACTAGGTcaatgatttttcgttttcatcgtgAGATACGTTAATGCAAATGAGAAAACGATTTCGATAATCCAATGCAATCCCAGTTTCGGTCCTACATGTTTCGAAATTATTGCTGAAAGAAACATCTAGTCTGACCTTTCTTCAAGGCCAGCTAGTCTACAAGGACACATTATTAGATTCGCATGGTTGAATTGACCTCGTTTCGCACGTTATTATAGTTATGAAATCAAGGACagctattttcatttatttagctATTATCATTTAATATGAACTAAACTTTCGCCTACAAGTTATACCGCTATTACAGTTTGCAAACTAATGTGTACAATTCAAGATATGGTAATTAGTAATCTACTTCTAAAAATCAATGCTTATAAATTTAGTTTAGATTCATGTAAATGTTCACTGTATATTTCAACTCTTGGTTTGATGATTTTAATGCAATAAATACTTACGCAATATCAAGACCAATGATCTGACAAATAGACCATTCACCTACATAACATTAATGTCAACCTGTtactttttcagattttcttaTCGCTGATAGGATAGATtggaattattaaaattgataACACAAAGCGATGGTATCGCCCATTTTATATTTGATTAAAtgcttttctgtttttgttttattttagatTACAGTAAAGGATGTTTTCGCAATCGGATGAAGCATCCAATTCCAACACTAGGGCATCCAGTCTACCGACAATAGCCTTCTTGTTTCTCGGAGTAGAAGTTTTGGCCATAGTTCTAATAAGTCTCCTGCTAGCTTTACTCACTGTTATAAAACGCCTGCTGCCTAAACCTCCAAGAGATTTAACCAACGACAAAGTTGTGGTAGGTGCTATAAATTCACACCAAAACCTGTTTACCACTTCTCTTTACCATCGATCCTCTTTTTAAAATAAGATATCGAATTTTGCATTTTAAACAGGTCACTGGAGCAAAATCGGGTTTGGGGAAGGCCATAGCTGACGAATTTTTTAAAGCTGGCTGCATCGTCGCATCCATTGATCATGATTATAATTCTGAACAAGAAAGAACATATGATTCTACATCACAATACCAAAGAATAGAAGAGTTTGAATCACatgatgaattttatcataTATCAACACAtcgcagaaaatttttctataaatgCGCACCTACTGACAGACAAGAAATTCTCGATGTTGCCCAAGAAATTCAAAGAGACATCGGTCCTGTCAACGTGTTAATAACTTGCGCCGGTGATTCAGGTCAAGATATTTTGGATACGGTTTCAACAAACCTCATGAATCACTATTGGGTTAGGCAATTTGGTTTTTACTTCACCATCATCTAGATTATCATTAATTCACAATTCAAGTTTTTTATGAACGTTTCAGACAATGTTAGCATTCGTGCCTTCTATGCTGCAGTGTAAACAGAGTCACGTTGTTGCTGTACTACCAACAACTTCTACAGAGGACGCTTATTTAGGTTCAAAAGCAGCTGTTGCAGGTTTATAacatttattgtttttctcattctgattgtgagttacTTGTATCAAAAACAATACCAGAGTCCAGATGGATAACTCTACAAAAACATTTCTCTCTCAACAGTCCCATACAAATACTCTGATTCTTTTTAGGGCTTGTTGGAGCAATAGGTCAGCAATTTAGCCGGGCAAACCAGCTAATTTTCACAACAGTTGCTCCAAAGGCAGAGCCTAGGTATGTTTAATCATATCAAATACTCTATGTTGAACACATTCTCCCAATCATTTGCATTGTACGTGTACCTAAACCAATTCACCGCATGTCTTGTACTAATAGGTTGATGGAGCAAACCGAGCAACAAACAGCACGAGATATAGTCGAAGCCGTTCGTCGAGATCAGGAGACCCTGTCGTCAAGCTGGAGATCACATGTACTTTATCCGGTCTGGTAAGTTCAAATTTGTCTGATTTCATCAAATTGAATATTACaaccaatttttcccattttttagTTATACCGTACATGAAGCAATTGGTGGTTTAACAAGTTGGCTGTACAGACAAAGCTGCGACGATCCTACCTAACTTCGTTCTCATGAGATGAGATCTAATTGTATGGTTACTTTTCATTGAACTGACTAAaatgtttttggttttgtttctcTCCCTACGGCAGGGTTCATAGCATGGGTGAGAGTAGCTCATGGGAACAATGACTTCGTGTCATAATATTTTAcaagattttcaaacgatatTGTCATTTTTGTAAGAAAATATCTTGACACAAGAGTTTACTCGATGAGAGTCCATTGAACAAGTTAAGCAAAATAGCCCCCACTTTTCACAGCAATTACCAAATCatttgtagctcaatttttcttgcctGTGTCTTAACagattgttattaatttttaagttaatattcaagaaaatattgtaatatGCTAAATGTCGCAGTTATTGACAGGTATTTATTAACGTGTACGCACAATTAAATAGACAGTAAAGTAAATTTAGTGATGAAACTCGTTTGAATCTGATTTACAGATGAATATATAATTAGTGTCACGATTTCAGATGTATTTTAATCTGGGATTAATACGTCATAATGACCACTCTCCGTTCTTCCGCTGAACAATAATCTCGCCgtacgataatttttgttcactCTATTGTGAAAAATTCGCTCCAAGTTACCCCTTCCGTCCACTTCTCTATAGATTGCCAAATTCATATGGTATAATTTTGTCGCTACCACGCACTCCAACTCCGTAGCATACGTGCCATTAGCCATCATGTAGTCGTAGTATTCTTGTCTATTGGAAATATTCCATTCTGCCATAACGAATGCACCGTAGTCACGCCAGTTATCATTTATGTGTTCTACTACCTGCGAAAAAGATTGCAGGGTGAAACCAATTACAGgtttcaactttttcgaatataCCATTGTTCTAAGCGATCTGTGCTCGTTTTCGTCTCCCCATATGATGTAACTGATTGAACGATACATGCAATTTCCATCCCCAAAGATCTTATGTACGTGGAAAGTGCCCCCCGAAAATTTCAGGATATCCGTTTCgccttgaaataataaatttcgtaaaaattacaacaccttgatattatatattctcTGGAACTTAACTACATGGGGTTTGAGCACCACCTTTGATGTAGTGAAATGAATTTCGTTTCCCAATCGAAGTTAGTTTTTGATAAAGCTtgcttttcaaattcttcgagCCTTTATAATTTTGGTATGTACAGTCAACTTCTGATAATGAGTTGTACCAGCTTGTATTACTTTCTATAGAGAATTGTAGACTGTTACTGTCACCTCTGTCGTGATACATATACCGCTgactctctttttcttttttaaagcATGTGGGGTGCAATGGGATTTCTgagaaagtgaaaatgaaagtagGGACAAATGTCATCAGGGTTATTTATCATTTCAAATCGATACCATGTTCTCTTATCTGCGAATAGATATTTGTACACCAAATGCAAGGCAAGCATAGCGATAATAGGACAGCTAATGAATGCGAGCTACGATCATCCAGTTTAATTTGTTTTAATTGATGCTCTGATATCAAAATTTAGTagatattcatattttaaaCAGTCCTCATTGATtcatgaatataataaatatctttGATCGCAAATATTTTAGAGCTCACTAACAAGAAGTCAACTTTTTAAACTTCGGATTTTGAATCGATGATTTGTAATAGacattttcttctattcaaaTCACGTGAAATCAGCTTCTAGTCGAAAAGTATTCATAGCATTGTTgagaataattcaaatttggtTACCATTTCAACGCCATAATACTCTACGTGAGACAAGCTTCAGTCGCAATTCACTAGGCGCGCCGCGCGtcgatttatttcaaattggtGCGTCACCCACAGTTTGTTATCAGCTGTCGTCTCACTGATATAATGTTGTCTTCAGTCGTTTTGACACTACCGAGAATTCAGTTCACTTCAGTAAGAGCTTAATTGCTCAGTTCATTAGTCACGATGTGCGGTATAGAAGTATAGAATATTACGAGGTCAAGAGGGGCACGCGAGAAAATCTGGGCTTGAAAACTGTTTGTGATCTGTGGTTATTGTTCGTGGTTTGGTTGGTGGTATCAGAGATTAGTCGTGGTGACAATTGCTCCAGTTTAGTACCTAAGGCTAACTATTCGGTCTGTTGTAAAAGTACCTGTCATTGGAAGTTATTGACCTTTCGAGGCGGGAGGAAATGATTTCCAGTTTTTATGAAAAGATTGTGGGTACTTCCCCTCCTCCCGAACCCAATGAACCAAAGATACTATGCGTTGGTCTGATTTGTCTCGATATCGTTCAAGTTTGCAAAACATTCCCTGTAGAGGATAGCGATCAAAGGTACGAGTTTACATTATTCCATTATTCTTTTGATTTGTATAACAGAAACATGCTCTGTTACGATTTTTAATCATCTCTGGAACCAAGCAAAGGTGATGCAAAGGAATCGTGACCGATGCTCAAGGGCAAGGCATCTATCTTCACGAATGAATTTAATATCCGATTATCACTCTGATAACCAGTCTTGTTTGTGTCGGCAGAGGTAGTGATTATTATTCGAGCAGTTATCAACTATTTATAATATCCTTTTGCTATatctctttgtctttttgatgAATACCTTACTCTGGTATTTCAACTGTAATACctggattttaattttttttagatgTATCGAGCACCGATGGCAGCGTGGGGGTAATGCCTCAAACAATTGCACAGTTTTGTCGCTGGCTAAAACTCCTTGCGAGTTTATGGGGACTCTCAGCTCGGAACAACATCTAAGCTTTTTGCAAGATGATATGAGGAAGTACAAAATAAACTTTGCGCACTGTCCGATGTTGGAAGGAGCTGGGTGTCCCACGTCCACCGTCATCCTGAGTTTGACCTCTGGAAGTCGCACGATACTGCATCACAATCCAAGCTTGCCAGAACTGACTTTTGAAGACTttgcaaaattaaatttagaaGAATATTGTTGGATTCATTTTGAGGTGAATTCCAGTAAtaattttacatacatacatacaggaTTATTCCAGAATAACAAAGACAGTAGGTACGAGGCTCATTTCTCGtagatataaattattttctcatcaaaATATCACATCTCATTCCACCGGACTaacataaattttatatttgatGCACCAGGGTTCTGTATCTGTAACATTTCTCATCGAAAGTATCAATGTTTCAGGGTAGAAATGTGACAACAGTCTTGTCTATGATAAAACACGTAGAAACATACaacaattcattgaaaaattccacgcAAAATGACAACTCGACAGATTCTTTCCACTTGCCAATAACGATCAGTGTGGAACTTGAAAAGTCAAACGAACAGCTGCTGGACTTGCTGCCCTATGTTGACGTTGCTTTTGTTAGCAGGGACTTTGCTCTCTTCAGAGGCTGTGATAATATGAGTGAAACTTTGAGAAGCATAGCCCAAGAAGCAAAGTCTGGGTGAGTCATCGATTTAATCAAAGTTTAGCACTTCTGAAGTGCGATAAAAGTTTGCTATATCTATTTTATTGACCGTTTACAGGGCTACCATAATTTGCGCTTGGGGTGACAGAGGCGCAATGGCAAGAACCCCTGATGGAACAATTGTTCAGTCTCCTGCGTTTCCACCTGCTAAAACAATCGACAGTTTAGGCGCAGGTGATACTTTTGCTGCAGCAATACTTCATTACCtgaacaaaattaaattctctaGTAACAAAAGTGTGCAACCCATGAAAACTCTGAGTGAGAAATTGCTACATAATGAAGACCCAGAAACTAAATCAAATGAGGTCAAGCGCGAAATCAAACAAAATCACAATATTGAAAGCCTTGAACAAAGTCACACGGAATTCATAGATAGCGTAGTTCTTCAAAGCGCCGTTACTTTTGCATGCAGAGTAGCCGGTGCGAAACTTGGTCTTAAAGGTTACGACGGGCTcgacaaaatattcaaagaacTCCAAAAAGTTTAGCTAAAAAGCCAAAGTTTCTGCGGTAAAACTATAtggtatatatgaataaaaagagtTTTGTTTATCGTGActtcagagtttttttttacgaatgaTTAAAAAGTAATGCTTGGAtgcatattatttatttttattagatGATATTTTTGTACACAGACTTTGGAGCACTTCGTTTATATAACAGCTGTTGCAATTACTCTACCAACGTTATTAAAAAGTCGAATTGTGGGAGTCGCTGTGAACAAAACCTATGGTCTACATGATCAGTAGATTAATATTAAAAGACAATTTAATGTACGATTTTATAAAACGTGATATAATACTAGAACTTGTGATATAACAAACAAC contains:
- the LOC105688385 gene encoding short-chain dehydrogenase/reductase family 16C member 6-like; the protein is MFSQSDEASNSNTRASSLPTIAFLFLGVEVLAIVLISLLLALLTVIKRLLPKPPRDLTNDKVVVTGAKSGLGKAIADEFFKAGCIVASIDHDYNSEQERTYDSTSQYQRIEEFESHDEFYHISTHRRKFFYKCAPTDRQEILDVAQEIQRDIGPVNVLITCAGDSGQDILDTVSTNLMNHYWTMLAFVPSMLQCKQSHVVAVLPTTSTEDAYLGSKAAVAGLVGAIGQQFSRANQLIFTTVAPKAEPRLMEQTEQQTARDIVEAVRRDQETLSSSWRSHVLYPVCYTVHEAIGGLTSWLYRQSCDDPT
- the LOC105688386 gene encoding uncharacterized protein LOC105688386 isoform X2 — its product is MTFVPTFIFTFSEIPLHPTCFKKEKESQRYMYHDRGDSNSLQFSIESNTSWYNSLSEVDCTYQNYKGSKNLKSKLYQKLTSIGKRNSFHYIKGETDILKFSGGTFHVHKIFGDGNCMYRSISYIIWGDENEHRSLRTMVVEHINDNWRDYGAFVMAEWNISNRQEYYDYMMANGTYATELECVVATKLYHMNLAIYREVDGRGNLERIFHNRVNKNYRTARLLFSGRTESGHYDVLIPD
- the LOC105688386 gene encoding uncharacterized protein LOC105688386 isoform X1, which produces MTFVPTFIFTFSEIPLHPTCFKKEKESQRYMYHDRGDSNSLQFSIESNTSWYNSLSEVDCTYQNYKGSKNLKSKLYQKLTSIGKRNSFHYIKGETDILKFSGGTFHVHKIFGDGNCMYRSISYIIWGDENEHRSLRTMVYSKKLKPVIGFTLQSFSQVVEHINDNWRDYGAFVMAEWNISNRQEYYDYMMANGTYATELECVVATKLYHMNLAIYREVDGRGNLERIFHNRVNKNYRTARLLFSGRTESGHYDVLIPD
- the LOC105688386 gene encoding uncharacterized protein LOC105688386 isoform X3 translates to MYHDRGDSNSLQFSIESNTSWYNSLSEVDCTYQNYKGSKNLKSKLYQKLTSIGKRNSFHYIKGETDILKFSGGTFHVHKIFGDGNCMYRSISYIIWGDENEHRSLRTMVYSKKLKPVIGFTLQSFSQVVEHINDNWRDYGAFVMAEWNISNRQEYYDYMMANGTYATELECVVATKLYHMNLAIYREVDGRGNLERIFHNRVNKNYRTARLLFSGRTESGHYDVLIPD
- the LOC105688383 gene encoding ketohexokinase-like isoform X1, which encodes MISSFYEKIVGTSPPPEPNEPKILCVGLICLDIVQVCKTFPVEDSDQRCIEHRWQRGGNASNNCTVLSLAKTPCEFMGTLSSEQHLSFLQDDMRKYKINFAHCPMLEGAGCPTSTVILSLTSGSRTILHHNPSLPELTFEDFAKLNLEEYCWIHFEGRNVTTVLSMIKHVETYNNSLKNSTQNDNSTDSFHLPITISVELEKSNEQLLDLLPYVDVAFVSRDFALFRGCDNMSETLRSIAQEAKSGATIICAWGDRGAMARTPDGTIVQSPAFPPAKTIDSLGAGDTFAAAILHYLNKIKFSSNKSVQPMKTLSEKLLHNEDPETKSNEVKREIKQNHNIESLEQSHTEFIDSVVLQSAVTFACRVAGAKLGLKGYDGLDKIFKELQKV
- the LOC105688383 gene encoding ketohexokinase-like isoform X2, whose product is MQRNRDRCSRARHLSSRMNLISDYHSDNQSCLCRQRCIEHRWQRGGNASNNCTVLSLAKTPCEFMGTLSSEQHLSFLQDDMRKYKINFAHCPMLEGAGCPTSTVILSLTSGSRTILHHNPSLPELTFEDFAKLNLEEYCWIHFEGRNVTTVLSMIKHVETYNNSLKNSTQNDNSTDSFHLPITISVELEKSNEQLLDLLPYVDVAFVSRDFALFRGCDNMSETLRSIAQEAKSGATIICAWGDRGAMARTPDGTIVQSPAFPPAKTIDSLGAGDTFAAAILHYLNKIKFSSNKSVQPMKTLSEKLLHNEDPETKSNEVKREIKQNHNIESLEQSHTEFIDSVVLQSAVTFACRVAGAKLGLKGYDGLDKIFKELQKV